The Edwardsiella tarda ATCC 15947 = NBRC 105688 region CGCGACCTGCGCCCGCTCTATAACGGGCCTATCGTGCTACTCACCTCACTCGATAGCGACATGAACCATATTCTCTCGCTGGAAATGGGTGCTAACGACTATATCCTCAAGACTACCCCGCCGGCGGTGCTGCTGGCGCGGTTACGTCTACACCTGCGTCAACATGCAACGCCGCAGCCTGAGGCGAACCATGCGCCTTCACCCTCGGCTCGCCTCAATCCGCTTACGATCGGCCAGCTATACATCGACCCGGTGAACCGGGCGGTACGCCTCGCTGCCGATGAGGTGCATCTCTCCACGTCTGATTTTGATCTGCTCTGGGAGCTGGCCACCCACGCGGGTACCATCATGGATCGCGATGCCCTGCTGCAAAACCTGCGCGGCGTTAGCTATGACGGGCTGGATCGCAGCATCGATGTCGCCATCTCACGCTTACGGCGTAAGCTCCACGACACCGGCCCGGAACCCTTGCGCATCAAGACCGTTCGCAATAAGGGATATCTCTTCGCGCCCCACGCCTGGGAGTAACGCGATGCGCAAATTATTCATCCAGTTCTATCTCTTGCTGTTTGTCTGCTTCTTGGTGATGGCCATGTTGGTGGGCCTGGTCTACAAGGTCACCGCCGAGCGAGCCGGCCGCCAGTCGATGGATGATCTGATGAAAAGCTCGTTATACCTGATCCGCAGCCAGTTACGCGAGATTCCGCCGCGTGACTGGAACAAGACCATCAATAAACTGGACTGGAATCTCTCCTTTCAGTTTCATATCGAGCCACTCGGCAAGCGCCAGCTCTCGGCGAATCAGGAGCGCAAGCTCCGCGATGGCGAGATCGTCGCGCTGGACGACGAGTACACCTTTTTACAGCGTATTCCACGCAGTCACTACGTGTTGGCGGTTGGCCCCATTCCCTACCTGTTCTTCTTGCATGAGATGCGCCTATTCGATTTCGCCCTGATGCTACTCATCGGCCTATCGTTAGCGTTACCGGTCTTTCTCTGGATGCGTCCCCACTGGCAAGATTTACTCAAACTGGAAAATGCCGCTCAACGCCTTGGCGAGGGGCATCTCGAAGAGCGTACCCATTTCGATAGCACCTCAAGCCTGCATCGCCTAGGGGTCGCCTTCAACCGCATGGCGGATAATATCAATACTCTGATCGCCAGTAAGAAACAGCTCATCGACGGCATCGCCCATGAGCTGCGCACACCCTTGGTGCGTTTACGTTATCGCCTGGCGATGAGCGATAGTCTCAGTGTCGAGGAGCAAACCGCGATTAACCGCGACATTGGTCAGTTAGAAGGCTTGATCGACGAGCTATTGACCTATGCCCGGCTCGATCGCCCTCAAGTCAGCACCCACCTTGAGGCGCTCGATCTACCGCTCTGGCTGGATGAAAAGGTCGCAGAGTTACGCCAGATGCATCCGCAGCAAGCGATCATCTTGGATATACCGCATCGTGGCGACTTTGGCGCCATTGATGTGCGCCTGTTGGAACGCTTGTTAGATAATCTGATTAACAACGCCTTACGTTACAATCAGGATAAACTACGCATTGGACTGTGGCTCGACGGTGATCAGGCTTGCCTACAGGTCGAGGACGATGGCCCGGGGATTCCGGCCTCCGAGCGAGATCGGGTCTTTGAACCCTTTGTCCGCCTCGATCCCAGCCGTGATCGAGCCACCGGCGGTTGTGGATTAGGATTAGCCATCGTTGCCAGCATCGTTCAGGCCTATCAGGGTCAAATCACCATCAGCAGCTCCTCGCTCGGTGGCGCCAGTTTCCTGTTCACCTGGCCACGTCACGCCGCCGCCCTACCATCAGCGCCGTTACCCTCGGCCTGATCTCGACTAATCGATTAGACGGCTCGCGACACGAGCCGTGGAGGTCCTATCATGACAAATGCCTATCAGCATCTGGAACATACCTTTCAACGCCTGGCTCGTTTCGGCCATCTCTCCGCGATCACGGGCTGGGATATGCAGACCAACATGCCTGCCGGCGGGAGCGTCGCGCGAGCTGAGGCGCTGACCGAACTCAGCCTACTGATGCATCAAATCTTGAGCGATGCACAGACCGGTCAATGGTTGCAACGCGCGGAGCAAGAGAGTCTCAGCGAGGAGCAGCGCGCTAACCTGGCCGAGATGCAACGTCGCTACCAGCAGGCCAGCCTACTCCCCGCCGCGCTGGTCGAAGAGAAATCCCTGGCGGGTATGCGCTGTGAACACGCCTGGCGCACGCAGCGCCAGCAGAATGACTGGCAAGGTTTCATGGAAAACTTCCGTCCGGTCGTTCGTCTAAGCCGTGAAGAGGCACGCATCCGTGCCGAACACGCGGGCGTCAGCCGCTACGATGCCCTGCTGGATTTGTATGAACCTGGCATGAATAGCACCCGTCTCGATAGCCTCTTCGGCGATATCAAGGGCTGGCTCCCCGCGTTACTGCAACGTGTCGTGGAACGGCAGCGGCGCCAGCCTGCACATCAGCCACGTGGCCCCTTCGCCACCGAGGCGCAGCGGCGACTCGGGTTGCGCATCATGGAGCGCTTGGGCTTCGACTTCCAGCATGGTCGTCTGGATATCAGCGCGCATCCCTTCTGCGGCGGGGTTCCACAGGATGTCCGCATCACAACCCGTTACGACAACGACGATTTCCTCAGCGCCTTGTTGGGGATCGTGCATGAGACCGGCCATGCGCGCTATGAGCAGAATCTCCCTACACAGTGGGCTGGACAACCCATTGGGGAGGCGCGATCTACCGCCATCCATGAATCACAAAGTTTGTTCTTTGAGATGCAAATTGCCCGTAGCCATGGCTTCCTGAACTTCCTGCGCCCCTGGGTCATCGAAGCCTTTGGCGACGATCCCGCCTTTAGTGCCGACAATTTTGTTCGCCTCAATCAATCCGTCGCACCTGGCTACATCCGCGTCGATGCCGATGAAGTGAGCTACCCGGCCCACGTCATCCTACGCTATGAGATCGAACGCGCTCTGATCGAAGGCGATATCGAGGTGGAGGACATTCCCGCGCTGTGGGATGAGAAGATGCGCCAGTCATTGGGGTTAAGTACCGCAGGGAATGATCGCGATGGTTGCATGCAGGATATTCACTGGACGGATGGCTCCTTCGGCTACTTCCCGACCTATACCCTCGGCGCCATGTACGCCGCCCAATTGTATGCCGCCGCTGAGCGAGCGATTCCCGATCTATCCGCCCAGGTGGCGGCCGGTATGTTGGCGCCGGTCAGCGACTGGCTGCGTGAGCATGTCTGGCGCCATGGTTCACGCTGGGATACCGACACCCTGATCCGTAACGCCTGTGGGGAGCCGCTGAACCCAGATTACCTGCGGCGCCATCTGGAGCAACGCTATCTTGGCTCCCCGCAGGAAACAGAGGAGTGTTTACGATAAGGCATGTGTGCACCTTCCGCGCCGCGGGAGGGCATGGACGATGATCGTCTGTCTCAATAGCCTAGAAAATCATGACGCGATCCCGCTCTCGACGTTATTAGCGACGCAGCGCGGGATCTCGGAGCCTGTTAGGCATAAACAGCGTGTGCGCAATGCGCCGCAAGTCCATTCTATTCGCTGGCGGCTCCGTTTTTTCTGCATCAGAGGGGCCGTTATGACGTCGCGCTTTATCAACGGAGCCTCGCCAAGCACCGCGCCTCACGCCAGGGAGTTACGCCCCTTGTCGGTTGAGGTTGGTTGTGGCTGAAAGCGCCGGGATAACGTTGCAACAGCAGATCGAACGGCATGAACGAGGCTTTATCAGCCGGGCTCCCCCCACCTGACCCGCGAGGTTTGATGAAAATAAGAAGGTTTAGACATGGGGATGAAATGGCGTTATTCCGCGTCTTTTTCTCTTCTGTACATACCATTGCATCACGCTACTACACTCGTGAACAAATCGCAGCCTGGGCTCCCGCCGATATCGACCCAGAACAATGGGCCCGCCATATGAGGGAGCTGCGCCCCTTTATCGTTGAGATGAATGGCGAAATCGCTGGATACGCCGATCTTCAGCCCAATGGATACATAGACCATTTCTTTGTCTCGGGAGCCTGCTCCGGCCAAGGCGTCGGGACATTACTGATGAATCGCCTGCATGAAGAGGCCATCCGACTCGGCGTGAGTGCGCTTACGTCAAATGTCAGCCAGGCTGCCGAACGGTTCTTTATACGACATGGTTTTCATGTGGTGGAGAGAGGGTTCCCTGTCTGCCGGGGCGTGAGGTTACAGCAGGCCATAATGAGAAAAAATCTTACAAGACAATAAAATAACACATCAACATTATCTCCTGTATGCCTAACCTGCACGCTGAGCCCGCACTCTGTCCTAATGGCGCCTAGGCGCCGCTCCTGTGGAGATAAAACGGAAAAGCCGCGGGCGCCTTTCCGGCTGAGAGACGCCGAATGACCTCTACCACTTATGCCCATGGCCAGCGCCTGCCGATAAAGTCTACATGCAGCGTAGGTGTAACTTTGCGGTATAGCGCCAGGCAAATTATCGCCAACCTGTCACACTTTTACGGCGTATCAAAGAAGCGTAAGGAGTTTGGGATGAAAAAACAGATAGTCGCGGTCGTTGTCGGGGTGCTGCTGGCGGCCGGTGCCGCACAGGCGCAAAGTGAACCGCAGGGATACCAGTTGCAGCAGGTGCTGATCATGAGCCGGCACAATCTACGAGCCCCACTGGCCAATAACGGGAGCGTGCTGGAGCAATCAACCGCCAAAGCCTGGCCGCAGTGGGATGTCCCAGGCGGACAGCTCACCACCAAAGGCGGCGTGCTCGAGGTGTACATGGGACACTATGTGCGTGAATGGCTGGTGCAACAGGGGCTTATCAGCAGCGGCGAATGTCCTGCCCCCGATGCGGTATATGCCTACGCCAACAGCCTGCAGCGCACCGTCGCTACTGCGCAGTTCTTCATTACCGGCGCGTTTCCGGGGTGCGATATCGTGGTGCATCACCAGGATAAGATGGGCACCATGGATCCCACGTTTAATCCGGTGATTACGGATGCCTCTCCGGCGTTTCGCGAACAGGCGCTGAAGGCGATGGAGAGTGAGCGGCAAAAAATGCAGCTGGGCGATAGCTACAGGCTGCTGGCGAAGATCGTAGACTATCAAGACTCCCCGGCATGCAAAGAGAAGCACCTGTGTTCGCTGGCGGACGGAAAGGATCATTTTAGCGCCAACCTGGGGCAGGAGCCGAGCGTCTCCGGGCCGCTGAAGATCGGTAATTCGCTGGTCGATGCATTTACCCTGCAGTATTACCAAGGTTTTCCGGCGGATCAGGTCGCATGGGGCGAGATCAACACCGACGCGCAGTGGCGGCGCTTGTCGCAGCTGAAAAACGGCTATCAAGACAGCCTGTTTACCTCCCCGGCGGTAGCGCGTAACGTCGCCAAGCCGCTGGTAAAATACCTGGATAAGGCACTGGTGACCGACGCGGCGAAAGCGCCGAAAATAACCCTACTGGTGGGACATGATTCGAACATCGCCTCGCTGCTGACGGCGCTGGATTTCAAACCCTACCGGCTGCATGACCAGTATGAACGTACGCCCATCGGCGGAAAAATCGTATTCCAGCGCTGGCGAGATACGGCAAAAAACCGAGAGATGATGAAGATTGAGTACCTGTATCAAAGCACCCGCCAGCTACGCGATGCCGCCCCCCTGACGCTGGCGTCACCGCCGCAGCGGGTGACACTTGCACTCAGCGGCTGTCCGATAGATGCCAACGGCTTCTGTCCGGTCGAACAATTTAATGCGGTGCTGAATCACGCAGCACAGTAATCTTACGCCGGTACGGCCCGGGAAAGACGCCCTGCGCCCTCCCCGGGCCTGCTACATGCATAAAGAGCGATCTCCCTTCCCCTTATCAGTATCAGAGCTCAGTCAGGCGGCCGTCAAAGAGCCCCCTTGCCCGGTGGTGTGTCAGAGGTCTCCCTTCTTCCCTGAAGAGTGGCGGTAACTTTTCGTTGGCGTATGGGTTTCAGGAGAGGGAGAAAACATGATCATATGTATGTTGTAACTAATTAACGTAAATGTAGGCGACACGCTCTCGTTATGTCGCGGCGTCGCTCTCGCCCCAGCCCGTGACTAGCCGCTAACCAGCGATAAGGCGAGCGATTTCCTGGCGCGAGCCAATTGGTGGGACGATCTGCGCAAGCCCGCTCTACTACGCCGCGAAAATCATCAGGGACATTTACATTACGCCGTTTTTTTGTTCTGCTCTTTCTGCTCGCTATCGCGACCGCACTCGGTCATCACACTACTCGCGACCCTAGTGCCGGTGACCTCACGTATTGCGCGAGCTAACAGATATCACAACGCGGGTATGCAGGCACGCCTCGCTCTCTGCTCGACGGAATCGCCAGCACCCAGGCCTCCGAGCGAGGAGCCGATAACGCGTATCACGGCGCTATCCTGCCGCTCGCGCCCCTTCCCCCGCCATTGGAGCTAGGACGATGAGAATAGTCGAGAGTGAAATCCGTGACGTCATTTGTGGGAAAAACGTTACCATCATTAAACCGGCCAATATTTATGAATGCGAGCTTGGCGATGACGTCTTTGTCGGCCCCTTTGTCGAAATACAGCAAGGGTGCGTGATCGGTAACGCGAGTCGCATCCAGTCACATACCTTTATCTGCCAAAACGTCACGCTGGGGCAGCGCTGCTTTATTGGCCATAATGTGACCTTCGCCAACGATCTGTTTCGCAGCGGCACGCCCGATCCGTCGGCGAAAAGCTGGCTGAGGATCGCCCTCGCCGAGGCTGTCGTCGTCGGTAGCGGAGCCACCATCCTATCGCCCTACATTTGTAGCGGCTCGGTCATTGGCGCCGGGGCGGTGGTCGTTAAACCCATCGAGATAACCGGTATTTATGCCGGAAATCCCGCCAGGTTGATCAGGCGACTGTAAGCCCCG contains the following coding sequences:
- the rstA gene encoding two-component system response regulator RstA, with the translated sequence MNRIVFVEDDPDVGQLIAAYLGKHDIDVTLEPRGDTALETITRLKPDLALLDIMLPGKDGMSLCRDLRPLYNGPIVLLTSLDSDMNHILSLEMGANDYILKTTPPAVLLARLRLHLRQHATPQPEANHAPSPSARLNPLTIGQLYIDPVNRAVRLAADEVHLSTSDFDLLWELATHAGTIMDRDALLQNLRGVSYDGLDRSIDVAISRLRRKLHDTGPEPLRIKTVRNKGYLFAPHAWE
- the rstB gene encoding two-component system sensor histidine kinase RstB gives rise to the protein MRKLFIQFYLLLFVCFLVMAMLVGLVYKVTAERAGRQSMDDLMKSSLYLIRSQLREIPPRDWNKTINKLDWNLSFQFHIEPLGKRQLSANQERKLRDGEIVALDDEYTFLQRIPRSHYVLAVGPIPYLFFLHEMRLFDFALMLLIGLSLALPVFLWMRPHWQDLLKLENAAQRLGEGHLEERTHFDSTSSLHRLGVAFNRMADNINTLIASKKQLIDGIAHELRTPLVRLRYRLAMSDSLSVEEQTAINRDIGQLEGLIDELLTYARLDRPQVSTHLEALDLPLWLDEKVAELRQMHPQQAIILDIPHRGDFGAIDVRLLERLLDNLINNALRYNQDKLRIGLWLDGDQACLQVEDDGPGIPASERDRVFEPFVRLDPSRDRATGGCGLGLAIVASIVQAYQGQITISSSSLGGASFLFTWPRHAAALPSAPLPSA
- a CDS encoding carboxypeptidase M32, whose amino-acid sequence is MTNAYQHLEHTFQRLARFGHLSAITGWDMQTNMPAGGSVARAEALTELSLLMHQILSDAQTGQWLQRAEQESLSEEQRANLAEMQRRYQQASLLPAALVEEKSLAGMRCEHAWRTQRQQNDWQGFMENFRPVVRLSREEARIRAEHAGVSRYDALLDLYEPGMNSTRLDSLFGDIKGWLPALLQRVVERQRRQPAHQPRGPFATEAQRRLGLRIMERLGFDFQHGRLDISAHPFCGGVPQDVRITTRYDNDDFLSALLGIVHETGHARYEQNLPTQWAGQPIGEARSTAIHESQSLFFEMQIARSHGFLNFLRPWVIEAFGDDPAFSADNFVRLNQSVAPGYIRVDADEVSYPAHVILRYEIERALIEGDIEVEDIPALWDEKMRQSLGLSTAGNDRDGCMQDIHWTDGSFGYFPTYTLGAMYAAQLYAAAERAIPDLSAQVAAGMLAPVSDWLREHVWRHGSRWDTDTLIRNACGEPLNPDYLRRHLEQRYLGSPQETEECLR
- a CDS encoding GNAT family N-acetyltransferase, encoding MKIRRFRHGDEMALFRVFFSSVHTIASRYYTREQIAAWAPADIDPEQWARHMRELRPFIVEMNGEIAGYADLQPNGYIDHFFVSGACSGQGVGTLLMNRLHEEAIRLGVSALTSNVSQAAERFFIRHGFHVVERGFPVCRGVRLQQAIMRKNLTRQ
- the agp gene encoding bifunctional glucose-1-phosphatase/inositol phosphatase yields the protein MKKQIVAVVVGVLLAAGAAQAQSEPQGYQLQQVLIMSRHNLRAPLANNGSVLEQSTAKAWPQWDVPGGQLTTKGGVLEVYMGHYVREWLVQQGLISSGECPAPDAVYAYANSLQRTVATAQFFITGAFPGCDIVVHHQDKMGTMDPTFNPVITDASPAFREQALKAMESERQKMQLGDSYRLLAKIVDYQDSPACKEKHLCSLADGKDHFSANLGQEPSVSGPLKIGNSLVDAFTLQYYQGFPADQVAWGEINTDAQWRRLSQLKNGYQDSLFTSPAVARNVAKPLVKYLDKALVTDAAKAPKITLLVGHDSNIASLLTALDFKPYRLHDQYERTPIGGKIVFQRWRDTAKNREMMKIEYLYQSTRQLRDAAPLTLASPPQRVTLALSGCPIDANGFCPVEQFNAVLNHAAQ
- a CDS encoding acyltransferase, producing the protein MRIVESEIRDVICGKNVTIIKPANIYECELGDDVFVGPFVEIQQGCVIGNASRIQSHTFICQNVTLGQRCFIGHNVTFANDLFRSGTPDPSAKSWLRIALAEAVVVGSGATILSPYICSGSVIGAGAVVVKPIEITGIYAGNPARLIRRL